The Bos mutus isolate GX-2022 chromosome 7, NWIPB_WYAK_1.1, whole genome shotgun sequence genome window below encodes:
- the SNX2 gene encoding sorting nexin-2 yields MAAEREPPPLGDGKPTDFEELEDGEDLFTSTVSTLESSPSSPDPASFLAEDISTNSNGPKPAEVALDDDREDLFAEATEEVSLDSPEREPILSSEPSPAVTPVTPTTLIAPRIESKSMSAPVIFDRSRDEIEEEANGDVFDIEIGVSDPEKVGDGMNAYMAYRVTTKTSLSMFSKSEFSVKRRFSDFLGLHSKLASKYLHVGYIVPPAPEKSIVGMTKVKVGKEDSSSTEFVEKRRAALERYLQRTVKHPTLLQDPDLRQFLESSELPRAVNTQALSGAGILRMVNKAADAVNKMTIKMNESDAWFEEKQQQFENLDQQLRKLHASVEALVCHRKELSANTAAFAKSAAMLGNSEDHTALSRALSQLAEVEEKIDQLHQEQAFADFYMFSELLSDYIRLIAAVKGVFDHRVKCWQKWEDAQITLLKKRETEAKMMVANKPDKIQQAKNEIREWEAKVQQGERDFEQISKTIRKEVGRFEKERVKDFKTVIIKYLESLVQTQQQLIKYWEAFLPEAKAIA; encoded by the exons tcAAGTCCATCATCTCCGGATCCAGCTAGCTTTCTTGCAGAAGATATTAGTACAAACTCCAATGGTCCAAAACCTGCAGAAGTTGCGCTAGATGATGACAGAGAAGATCTTTTTGCAG AAGCTACAGAGGAAGTTTCTCTGGACAGTCCAGAAAGGGAACCTATACTCTCCTCAGAACCTTCTCCTGCAGTCACACCTGTGACCCCCACAACACTCATTGCTCCCAGAATTGAATCAAAGAGTATGTCTGCTCCTGTGATCTTTGATAGATCCAGGGATGAG ATTGAAGAAGAAGCAAATGGAGATGTTTTTGATATAGAAATTGGTGTATCAGATCCAGAGAAAGTTG GTGATGGCATGAATGCTTACATGGCTTATAGAGTAACGACAAAG ACTTCTCTTTCCATGTTCAGCAAAAGTGAATTTTCAGTTAAAAGAAGATTTAGTGACTTTCTCGGTTTGCATAGCAAATTAGCAAGCAAGTATTTACATGTTGGTTATATTGTGCCACCAGCTCCAGAAAAGAGTATAGTAG GCATGACCAAGGTCAAGGTGGGTAAAGAAGATTCATCATCCACAGAATTTGTAGAAAAACGGAGAGCAGCTCTTGAAAG GTATCTTCAAAGAACAGTAAAGCATCCAACTTTACTACAGGATCCTGATTTAAGGCAGTTCTTAGAAAGTTCGGAG CTGCCTAGAGCAGTTAATACACAGGCTCTGAGTGGAGCAGGAATATTGAGGATGGTGAACAAGGCTGCCGACGCTGTCAACAAAATGACAATCAAGATGAATGAATCGGATGCA tgGTTTGAAGAAAAGCAGCAGCAATTTGAAAATCTGGATCAGCAACTTAGGAAACTTCATGCCAGTGTGGAAGCCTTGGTCTGTCATAGAAAAG AACTTTCAGCCAACACAGCTGCCTTTGCTAAAAGTGCTGCCATGTTAGGTAATTCTGAAGATCATACTGCTCTATCTAGAGCTTTGTCTCAGCTTGCAGAGGTTGAGGAGAAGATAGACCAGTTACATCAAGAACAAGCTTTTGCTGACTTTTACATGTTTTCAGAACTACTTAGTGACTACATTCGTCTTATTGCTGCAGTGAAA GGTGTATTTGACCATCGAGTGAAATGCTGGCAGAAATGGGAAGATGCCCAAATTACTTTGCTCAAAAAACGTGAAACTGAAGCAAAAATGATGGTTGCTAACAAACCAGATAAAATACAGCaagctaaaaatgaaataagagag TGGGAGGCAAAAGTACAACAAGGAGAAAGAGATTTTGAACAGATCTCTAAAACAATTCGAAAAGAAGTGGGAAGATTTGAG AAAGAACGagtgaaagattttaaaactGTTATTATCAAGTACTTAGAATCATTAGTACAAACACAACAACAG CTGATAAAATACTGGGAGGCATTCCTACCTGAGGCCAAAGCCATTGCCTAG